One Candidatus Acetothermia bacterium genomic region harbors:
- a CDS encoding TetR/AcrR family transcriptional regulator: MSTAVLAERIVEAGKRLFAEQGFHATGMRAIARAAGVSIGAIYHYFASKDEIFLAVLRQEYERRLQEARALWEQGLPASEIIRRVVELHFATLAGHKESVQLLSRAWAPETPALRAQVQALREEYAAYIAKFLEEGMEAGQIRRAHPLLTAYALLGLVEAVTGRALADDEAARELLEVGPAELADMSWRALRPEGRGDA, from the coding sequence ATGAGCACAGCCGTGTTGGCCGAGCGGATCGTGGAAGCGGGCAAGCGCCTGTTCGCCGAACAGGGCTTCCACGCCACCGGAATGCGCGCCATCGCCCGTGCCGCCGGGGTGTCCATCGGCGCCATCTACCACTACTTCGCGTCCAAGGACGAGATCTTCCTCGCCGTGCTGCGCCAGGAGTACGAGCGCCGCCTCCAGGAGGCCCGGGCCCTGTGGGAACAGGGGCTTCCAGCCTCGGAGATCATCCGCCGGGTGGTGGAGCTGCACTTCGCCACCCTCGCCGGCCATAAGGAGTCCGTCCAGCTCCTCAGCCGGGCGTGGGCCCCGGAGACGCCCGCCCTGCGGGCCCAGGTCCAGGCCCTGCGCGAGGAGTACGCGGCGTACATCGCCAAGTTCCTGGAGGAAGGGATGGAGGCCGGCCAGATCCGGCGCGCCCACCCCCTGCTCACCGCCTACGCCCTGTTGGGCTTGGTGGAGGCGGTGACCGGGCGGGCGCTCGCCGACGACGAGGCGGCCCGGGAGTTGCTCGAGGTGGGGCCGGCGGAGCTGGCGGACATGTCCTGGCGGGCCCTTCGGCCGGAAGGGAGGGGTGATGCGTAG